The nucleotide sequence ATCAGCAATAACACGCTCAATAATTACTTTGATCATTTTTTATACTTCCTTAACCAACGTCGTATTTATTTTATTAGCATAGTGGATAGATGCGCCGAGGTGAATCAACGTAGGGGAATTTCCGCCGATGTCTGAAAAGAAAAATGTCTGGATTTCCGGAGGTAGCTCAGAAATTGCACAAAGCCTGATTCAATTACTGAATATTCAACCGGATGTCTCTAATATCATCGTGTTGTCACGCAATGCGGTTTCTATTAATAAAGAAGAGACTGGCGGTGCAAGGATTATTCCGATTCAGTTGGATTGGCTAACAGAAGACGCAGGCAAACAATTAACGGGCGTAGTGGAGCAATATCCGCCACACCGGGTGTTTTGTTGCAATGGCATTTTGCATGATGAATCACAGATGCCAGAGAAAAACCTCAAAGCCATGAACCTCCAATGGTTACACCACAGTCTTGATGCCAACGTCTGGCCGCATATTGCTTTGGCACAAATCGTAGAACGCTCGCTTACACGGCAGCATGACCTGCGTTGGATTTCATTATCGGCCATGGTCGGCAGCATCAGCGATAATCAGCTAGGTGGCTGGTACAGCTATCGGATGACCAAAGCCGCACTGAATATGCTGATAAAAAACCTCTCCATCGAATGGCAACGCAAAAGCCCAAAAACAATTGCCGTTGCAGTGCACCCGGGAACCACCGATACCCGATTATCAGAACCATTCCAGAAGAATATTCAACCGGGTAAATTGTACAGTGCCGACTTAACCGCACAGCGAATGCTGAACGTGATGGAGCACTTAACAGAGGAAGATAATGGCAAGCTGTTGCATTGGGATGGCAGTGTGCTGCCTTGGTAAATAAACTACGGTAATTTTAATCTCACTCATTTTTATACAGGAAAACCCATGTCAGACGCCGTTTTGTTTGAAGAGCGTGAAGCCGTCGCCAGTAAAAAAATTGGTATTGCGCAATTAAACGCTGAGAAGTCGTTGAACGCGCTCAGTCAATCCATGGTTGATCTGTTATTACCTCAAATGCAGCAGTGGCAAGCCGATAACGATATTGTGTGTGTGTTCTTGCATGGTGCGGGTGAAAAGGCATTTTGTGCTGGTGGCGATGTGGTTTCCTTACACGCACATTCGGCGGCTTACGGCGAAACATTACCCAATACACAATGCGCCGATTTTTTTGAGAAAGAGTACCGTCTCGATTATCTGATCCATACCTTTACCAAGCCCATTATTGTGTGGGGCAATGGTTTTGTAATGGGAGGCGGAATGGGGTTATTGAATGGTGCTTCCCATCGGGTGGTGACTGAAAGCACTCGTATCGCCATGCCAGAAATTACCATTGGATTATATCCGGATGTGGGTGGCTCCTGGTTTCTGAATCGTACTCCTGGAAAAACAGGGTTATTTCTGGGCCTTACCGGAGCTCAAATCAATGGCAGTGATGCTTTGTATCTGAACTTTGCTGATCATTTTATTGCTGATGCCGCAAAAGAACAGGTGATGGCTGCTCTGGCTGACGTTGCCAATCATCGCGATGTTGATCAGGTGTTGCAGCCTTTTATTCAGCAGGCAAACGCATTGCGGCCAGAGGGGAATATCGAGGCGCATATCGATTGGATTAATGAGGTGTGTGCAGATGACGATTTAGCCGCCGTTGTCGCCAATATCACGGCCTATCATGGCGATGATAAGTGGTGTGCTAAAGCGGCAAAAACATTAGCGAACGGCTGTCCGGTTACTCCTTATCTGGTGTGGCAGCAGTTGATTCGTGGCCAGGATTTATCGTTGCCGCAAGTGTTTCAGATGGAGCTGACATTGTCGGTTAACTGTGCCCGATATGGTCATTTTAAAGAGGGCGTCAGGGCGTTATTGATCGATAAAGATCGACAGCCTAAATGGATGCCCGCCCAATTTGATGAGGTTCAGGAGGCGCATATTAACGCCTTTTTTGCAGAACCCTGGGATCAGAACCCTTTATTGGATCTGATATAACGTCAGTCGTGTTGGTATAACGACAGGGTTGCGGCGAGTGGTTTATACCATCGCCACAATCATCACCGTCAGCCATATTACAAAACCGATAATGATGATGCCCCAGTCGGCTCCGTTCAGGTCGGTGTTTTGGGCAAAAAAGTGCAGGCGTTTGTCGTGTATCAGGTTGATGGTCTGGTTAGCCAATAAATTTGGCAACAGTGTCAGCATAAACACTAAGGCTCCCCAGGGGTGGTCGGTCAGCAGTAACCAAACCGGAATCAGGTTAAACAATACATACAATAAATAAACTCGGGCAGGGCTCCAGCGCGGTTTTTCATCATCCTGCTGGCCTTGCTGATGCACGCGCCGATACAGGTCGTATTGATAGATGATGCTGAACAGAGTTCTGAGGAAGGGGTTCACATTGCCATTCTGGCGTTCAATTTGTAGCCAGTTCTGGTAATTCCAAACCAAGCCGAACAGGCCAAATGAGGCTAGCGATAGCTCAATCAGTTTTTCGGTGCCTATCTGGAAAAATAAACTCTTTTCCTGAGTTTCTTTGTGCTGCTGCATAACGGTTTCCACAACAAAATGCCTACGCAGTATACCCATGCTTTTCACCGACGCGAACCCCTGTCTGGGCGCTTCTTATTAAGCTTTGTAAATGGTTGTGAATGTGGGCTGGTGTTCATCCGCTGCTTTCAGTAATCTAGGTCGGTTTTAGTCAGCGCCGAAATAGAAGTGTATGTTTTTTGAACAGGAACGAGGGCAGTTTTTCCGCCCTCTTACCGGTAAATACCGGGCTCAGGTAATGGAGTGCCTGCGCGAGTTGTATCAGCGCCTTTACAGCTCCAGCAGCGCCGACTACGGCCAGGCATTGGCTCGCGATACCTTAATTGAAATTTTCCAGGAAGCGCTGGTGCGCTCGCCCCAGCTGGCCGATGGCGACGATGCTGAAACTAGTCAGCCTGAAAGCAGTCAGGCTGATGTTGAGTCGGGTGGTGAAGCCGAGCACGAAGGCCGCTTTAAAAACAGTCGTGAGCACTCGGTTTGGGTGTTGAATCAGCTAATGGATCACGGCTGGATTGAAAAGCAGGTAGATGAAGCAACGCTGCAAAGTACCTTTGCCTTCAGTCGTTATGGTCGTTTGTTTACCGAGCCGTTTGTATCGGAAAGCCGCACCACTGCACGTACCCGTCATCGCAATACCCGTAACACCCGCAACTCGCTGGAATCTTTCCTCGAGCGTGGCGATGTATACGATCTGCTGGATGCCTACGAATATTCCGAACGTATTATCAGCGACTTCACCGATGTGATTGCTGAGCTGGAAGAGCGTAAACGCGATCTGGTGCGTGAAATGGAAGATCAGTTGCTGGTACAACGTGCCAGTGAAGCCTTTTTTGATTTTATGGAAAATCGTTTCCAGCCGGATCTTTCAGTCCGTTTATCAGCAGATAACGTGGAAAAACACCGGGACCAGATCAGCAAGCTGATTAAAGGCATCCGCAAGCAAGATAAAGTGTTTAAAGCGTCAGCGGAAAAGCGCCTGCGTGAGTTATTGCCGGAACTGGCTCAAGAAGGCACCTCGGTGTTGTGGACCTTATTAGATGGTATCGATCAGCGTTTGCGTAACGCCAGCGATATTATGTTGCCAGCGTTGCGTAAAGCGCTACAAAGCTTTACCAAACGTGCCGATATTATTATTCGCCAGATGAGTTATCTGGCATCACAGCAGCACAACGATGTGCTGTCTGTGTGCAAACATTTGGCGTCTCAGCCGGAAGAAAAACAAAACGAATTGTTATTACGCGCAGGCGATATGATGGCGGTGCCGGAGATTGGTTTTGTCGATCCGGCCAGCGTGAAAATGCACGCGACTCGTCAACGTCGTACCGTTGAAGCCGGACTGGATGATGGCGGCGGTGATTTTGATATTGATGCACGTAAAGATATTTATGTGCAGCAGGTGTTGGATCAGGCGTTTTTGGTGAACCAGCAGGCACTGCGGTCTTATATGCGCCAGCATTTAACCTCGGGTAACAAAATTTCCACCCGCGATTTACCGATTGAATCGGCTCAGGATTTCCTCGCCGTTTCCCACGCGATTGGCCTGGGTGCTTCCGATGGTTTATCCAGCGAATTTGAATTCCGTATTGATTACGCCGACGGCTATGGCCCGGACCTGCCGAACGCCACCGCCGAAAATGACGGTGCCGCTGGCGAATATTTTGAACGAAAAGACCACTTCAGTTTTGAGCTGGTGATGAAAGAAAGCGCTTCCGCTGAAACCAGTCCTGAGACTGGTGAACAAAAGAGCAATACCGAGGCCCAGGCGGATTAGAGAGAACCGATATGTTACAAGCCATTGATAAAGACTTAGAAAAAGAAGGCCTCAGCCAGCGCGACTTTTCCGAATTATTAGTTCGCCTGTTGGATTACGGTGTGATCTGCCGTGATGAAAGCCAGGTAGAGCAACAACTATACGACCGTTATTTACGTCTGGAAGAATTGGTCGCGGATTATTTAACCGTGTTGGGTATTCGTATTCAGCATGATCGTCGTTTTCAGTTTGTGCGGTTGTATCCACCAGGTGCTCAGGTACCGGGTATGGAAGAAGATCCTCAGCCGGGCAACCAGGCGTTCCGCACTCGTTTAACTCAAAACGAAGTGGCGTTAACGCTGGTATTACGAGCGCAATACGATAAAGCGCTGCGTGAAGGCTTAGTCGACGAGCAGGGCTGTGTCATGGTATCGCTGGAAAGCCTCAGCATTGCCATGAAAAACCTGCTGAAGCGTACTTTGCCTGACAATCTGACCGAACGTAAACAACTGTTCCGCCGCTTAAAGCAATTACGTTTGGTGCAAATCAGTAACGAAGATCAATTGACCGATGGCGATATGTGGTTACGTGTTCGTCCGATGATTATGAGTTACGTCAGTGATCAGGTGTTATCCGAATTATTAGAAAATGAGTCGGACGAAGAATCTGAAAATCAAACGGATGATGCTGAAAATGCAGAAACTTCAGGTTCAGAAGAGCAGCAAGAAAATTCAGAGTCTGAAGAAAATGCTGAAAATTCTGATGAAGAACCTGAATCCGCAAACACTGTTAAAGCAGACGTTGTAGAAGAGAACACTGTAGAAGAGGACGTTGCAGAAGCAGAAGCGAAACCATCAGGCGAAGCTGAAAGCGAAGAACAGACAGCAGAAAGTGAAGCATCTTCAGAACCGGCACAGTCTGAAAAAGAAGCGCCTGCCAGCTTATTTGGCGATTCATCGGAGGCATAAGAGACAGCACCATGTTTTTAAAGAAATTTGTATACGTAAACTGGGGCAATATTCCAGCCACCGAATTTGAATTTGGCCCAATTAATTTATTATCTGGCGGTAACGGCTCGGGTAAAACCACCGCAGCGGATGCGGTGCAAACCATTATGACCGCCGCCCACGATACTTTATTCCATTACAACCCTGGCCAGGATGAAGCCACACAGCGTGGTCGTGGTAAAAACGTACGGACGTTAGCGTCTTATGTTTTAGGTTGTGATGACGGCTCCTACGCTCGCCCGAACGGTGCGGTGGGTTATTTAGCGGCGGTGTTTCATCCAACTCAGGGGGAAAGTGGTGAACCCTTTACCGCTGTCATTGGGGTTAGTGCGTCGATTGATCGTGCTGGTAGCCAGCCAGTGGCGCGTCAGAATGATCTGCAATTTTTTATTGTTTCCGGTGAGCAGTTAACGCTGTCGGACTTTATTTCAGAAGATTTAGAAGGCGCTAAAAACGTATTACCGCTTAATAAATTCAGCGCTAATTTAAAGCGCCGCATCAAAAGCGACAACGTTGAAAAATACGACACAAAAAAACAATATCTGCGTCGTTTATACGGTGCTTTGCGTGGTCGTCATGATGCAGTGAATGAGCGTGAGGCGATGAATGCCGCCCGTACCTTCTCACGTTTTATGGCGTATAAGCCGGTGAAAAGCATCAATGGTTTTGTGCAGAATGAAATTCTTGAAGCCAAAGATCTCGGGGATGCCATTCGCAGCGTGTCCGATCTGATGAAAACCATTTATGCGATGGAGTCAGATGCCAATACGTTGGCCGAAACCATTCAGATTCTGACCAATACCAAAGGTGCGTCGGATCGTTATATTGACCAATGGATCGATTACAACGTACTGGAATACACTGCCGCCAAAAGTCGCTATTTAAACGACCAGCGCTTGTACCTGTCGGCAAAAGAAGGTCAGCAGGCGTTACGTGAACGTTTAAGCAATGCTGAAAAAGAGCGTGAAGTCTCTCAGGAACGTCGTAAGCAATTACGTGAGCAATTAATCTCCATGGAAGCTCAGCGCCGTGGTATTGATGCGCTGCAGGATAAAGATGCAGCGGAGCAAGCGATTGAAGAGGGCAAGCGCCAACTGCAACAACAAGCGGTGCCGCTGTTAGAACAAGAACAGATGTTACAAGCCAGCTTACGTGCTACTGAGCTGGTGTATGGCGCGTTGCAGAAAACCTCGATTGGCTTGGACATTCCATCGCTGGGTTCGAAAAAAATCATCGATCAGGCGAAACAGGTATTAGCCATTAAAGATCAGGGCGCGGTGGATTTCCGCAAACTGATGGGCAAAGACTGGATTGATTTATCGCCGCTGGAAGCGCATCTGGATGATTCCCGCGAGCAACAGAGTTTATTAAATCAATGGCGTGATCGTTTCCATAATGTTGAGCTGGAAAGCAGTGGTATTTCGCTACGCGATCAGATTTCCAAGCAGGTGGATAAGCGCGAACAAAAGCTGCAACAGATTCAGGGCCGAATGGCGCAGAAGCAGGCGGATATCGATAGCCTGGAAGCGCGTCAGTTAAATTACCCGGGTTTTGTGCGTCAGGCGCTGGAAGTGATTCGTCGTGAATGCCCGCAGGCCGATCCGCGTGTATTAGCCGACTACGTCGAAATCACCGACCCGGCCTGGCAAAGCGCGATTGAAGGGTATATCGGTGGTGCACGTTTCAGCATTATTGTGGAATCTCAATTCGAAGCGGAAGCAGCGCATATATTACGCTCGATCCCTGGTGGCAGCCGTGCCCGGGTAATTCAGGGTGAAAAAGCGAAAAAAGACTGTGATCGTATTCGTGTGCCGTCGAATTCCATAACCCACTTAATGGAATTTGAACACGCGACTGCTCGTTATTATTTAGAAGCCAGTTACGGCACCGTCGAGCAAGTCGAAGACCTGCACGTGCTGCGTATGACCCGCCGTGGTGTCACCAAAGAAGGTCTGGGTTCCGGTTCCTATTCGATTTACCGTTGTGACCTTGACGACACCGAGCTGGTGTTTGGTATGGGTGCTCGTGAACGGGCTTTGGCGGCGAAAAAATCCGAGCTGGATGCCATGGCGGAACAAGCCAACGAAGCGCAGTTCCAATTGCGTCAGGTGGAGCAATTCCACGATGCGGTGAATTTATTACGCCATGTCACCTTTGCTGACCAGATTCAGAACATGCTGGACACTCAGTATCAGATGCAGCAGGCCGAAAACGCGCTAAATAATGTCGATGTATCCGACTTCTCCCATCTGGAAGATGAATTCAGTGCATTAAAAGAAAAAGGCGACGATCTGGATGCCCAGATCAAAGATCTGGACGGGGAATTAGGTCGTTTACAGCAGCAATTAAATGACAGTGAACGTCAGTGTAAAAAGCTGTCGGATGAGCAGGAACGTACTTCTGAAATTGCCGATCAAAAAGAAGAAAACTTGCGTCATATTGTTTCTGTATGGCCAGAGTTTGATACCGAAGCTCGCTTAAAAGCCGCCGATGACGAAGCGGCTGAAAGCCCAGCCGAAGCAGTTGAAAACCAGCGTAAATCCATCGCACAGGAATTAAACAGCACCGCCTACGAAATTGAACGCAATATTGGCGAACATAACCTGCGTTGTCAGACGGTGGATGCCATTGTGTATACCCCCAATTACCGTGATGAACACGGCATTGGTTTCTTTAAAACCGTGTGTGGTTTAGAGCGAGAAGTGGAGCGGGTTCATAACCGCCTGAAAAATAATATTCTGGTGGAAAAACAGGAGCAGTTAGTACAGCTACGTGAAAGCTTTAACAACGCCTTTGTTACCAACCTGTGCCACTCAATTTACCAAGCCATTAATGACGGCAAACGTATTCTTGAAGACCTCAATAAAGAACTGGCGCACCATCAGTTTGGTGCCGACCGGGAAACCTATTGGTTCGATTGGGAATGGGTGCCGGAATACAAAGAATATTGGCAGTTCTTTGAAGAAATTATCAAAAACCCATCGTTGGGTGATGGCGCTACCTTGTTTGATGCGGATCTGCCAAAATCCGCCCAGCGCGTGCGTGATCAGTTAATGGCGATGTTGCTGGACGAAGACGAACAAAAAGCCATGCGTGAACTGGAGCGTATTTCCGACTACCGTAACTACCGCTCTTACGAAATTTATAAGCAGCCAGCCAATAAAGACCCAATTGCGTTAAGCCAATACGGTACCGGCTCTGGCGGTCAGCTGGAAACACCGGCGTATATTATCCGCTCTGCCGCGATTACCTCAGCATTCCGTTTTAACGAAGGGGATACCCACCTTCGCGTGGTGCTGGTGGATGAAGCCTTCTCGAAGATGGACGAAACCCGTTCTAAAGAAGTGATCAACTACCTGACCGAAAGCCTCGGTTTGCAGTTGTTGTTTATTATGCCAACCAGTAAATCAGGCCCGTTTATGGATCTGGTGTCTAATCAGTTTGTGTTCTCCAAAGTGCCTCTTGTGGGAGGGCAAAGCAAAGGGGAATTACAGACTAAGGTGCTGGTGGATCGACAGCAGTGTAATCAGGATAAGGTGAAAGAGTTGTGGGCGAATCATCGCCGCACGATTCGACATCAGGCGGGTCTCGATTTTATGGAAGAGTTCGCTTAAAAACTACCTACGTTGCCAGCACTACGTTAAAAATCAGCTCAAAATGCTCATTTATGACTTATAAACTGCGCTTTTTCGCTGATTTTATGCCTTGTGCTGACTGCCTCGGAAACGTTTTTAGTAGTGAACTCAGGAATATTGTATGAATAAAGCTATTTATGAAACCGGCCTCACTTATGGCGAAGATGATGGCTCGTTTCGCACGGCTGGCGGCGTTGTTGGTGTTCGTAAGCTGGTGGATGCCTTTTACGATGCCATGTGTGAATTGCCGGAGGCGAAAAAAGTACGTGATATGCATCCGGATAATCTGGATGAATCGCGCGATAAGCTGGCACGCTTTTTAAGTGGCTGGCTCGGCGGGCCAAAACTGTTCAGCGAAAAATACGGGCCAATACGGATTCCGGTGGCGCATCGCCATCTGGAAATTGGCCCAGCCGAACGCGATGCCTGGTTATTGTGTATGAAAGTGGCTGCGGATCAGCAGCCATACCCGGATGATTTTAAGGAATATCTGCTGAAACAATTGTTTGTTCCGGCAGAAAGGTCACGCAACAAAGATAGCTAGCGGCGAGTGATACCTTTATCCAGCGCGTAACGAATCAACCCGGCGGAGGTTGAAATATTCAGCTTTTGTTTGATTTTCAGGCGATGGGCTTCGACGGTGCGTACAGAAATGTCCAGCTCTCGGGCAATTTCTTTATTGCCCATGCCATCTGCAAGCAGCACCAGCACATCTTCTTCACGAGGGCTGAGTATGTCGTCGCTATGCTTCTGGCGGGTATCGCTGAAATCGGTAAACAGAGTTTTTGCAACGCTGGAGCTGAAGTAGGTGCCCCCTTGATGTACCGTCTGAACCGCAAGAATTAACTCTTCTGCAGCGACATCTTTTAATACATATCCGGCAGCACCGGCTTGTACAACTTTCAGAATATACTCGCGGTCATCATGCATGGTGATTATCAGGATTTTAATATCCGGATAACGTTTTTTAAATTCAATGCAGGCTTCCATACCATTCATTACTGGCATTGAGATATCCAGCATAACGACATCCGGTTTTAACTCTTCTGCGGCTTGTAACGCCTCAAGGCCATTATTAACGTCGGCAATAACGCTCAGACCTTCTTCACTCTCGAGACTGACTTTCAAACCTTCGCGAACCATCGGATGATCATCGGCAATAATAATACGGATCGATTTAGACATTATTTGCTCTCTCTGCGTTGAGTGGAGGTTGTACTGTAATCAGTGACTGAAGGATCGACTTCATCACCGGATATTATATTTCTCAGACCTTTTGGGTCGTGTTCAGTGAGTTCTGTAGTCGAACTCAGATCCTGAACCGGGGTAGGGTTCAGGGCAAGCTCAGCACGAATACTGGTGCCTTGCTTGTGGTGACTGCGTACATTGAACTTACCGCCAAGCAGCTCAACACGTTCACGCATATTCATCATACCAATCCCGGAGTCGAGGTGCTCTTTAGGGACAAAGCCATTGCCATTGTCTTCAACAATCACAGTCACAAAGCGGTCGTTACAGCGAATGTCGACTCTTACTTCGGTGGCGTGTGCATGTTTCTGAATATTGGTAATCGCTTCCTGAATCAGGCGATATACGGTCATTTCAATGGCATCCGGCAAACGTGCTTCCGGTAAACGGATTTTACGTTTCACATCAATTTGTCCCTGATTTTCAAGGGAGTCCAGAATGCCATGGATTGCCGATTTTAATCCCAGATCATCCAGTAGTATAGGGCGCAGGTTGTGTGAAACACGGCGAACTTCCTGAATCGACAGATTTAATAACTCTTCGGTTTTGCCCAGGTGTTGTTTGTCCAGGTCTTCGGGCCACTTACGTTTAATCAGACCCAGGTGCAGTTTTGCGGACACCAGCAGTTGGTTGATGCCATCGTGTAGTTCTCTGGCAAATGCCCGGCATTGCATAATCTGAAAGGTGACTGAGCGATGCGCCAGCTCTTTCAGGCGGTCATCCGCCAGTTGTGTGGCATGGATATTAATAATAATGACGATAACAACCACCAGAGCCAGCGTTACGGCCAATAATAAAGAGGCTGCCACAAAGGTGCGGCGAATATTGGCATCCACTTTATTTTCCAGTTGCTGAACTTCTGCTTCGATATCGTCAAGGTACAAACCAGTGCCCATCATCCAGTTCAACTTAGGAATATGAACGACATAACTGAGTTTATTGGTTTTTTTATTAATGGATGGCTGATGCCACACATACTGATAAAAGCCACCACCAGATTCGGCTATTTTCAGCATATCGCGAATGATGTACTGGCCATTCACATCTTGTGTGTCAATCAAATCGCGGCCAATTAAATCGGGCTGTACCGGAAGCACGATATTGACGCCATCGTCACCGTAGGCAAAAAAGTAACCATCAGGGCCATAGGTCAGGCTGGATAAAATGCGTTTGATTTCGTATTCGGTACGGGTTCTGGAGAGGTTAAAACCTTCATCCATTTCCTCAAGAATGGGTGTAATGGAGGTCATTGCCAGATTGACGTAATCACGTAAGGCACGGCGTTTATCTTCCATGAGTGATTCTTTGACAATCGATTGTTGTTGCTCAGATAAACTTTTTGCCTGGCGTTGTGTGACCCAGGTAATGGTCAGTGTCAGTGCGACCAGAGGTAAGACGGTCAGCAATAAAATTTTTGCTTTTAAGGTGATGTTCATGTTTTTCGCCGGTTTTTTATTATCGTTTTCATCTCAGGATAACGAAAAAGGGCGGCCATAGGCCGCCAAAGTGTCGCTGTATCATAAAACCTGTGAAAAAGTATCGTACTCTTTCATAGTGTGTTGTTAATAATCGGTCAGGCCGTAAAACTCCGGGAACAGCAGAATGGAGATTACAACAGCCACCTGGATCATGATAAATGGCATCACACCGCGATAAATATCGGTTGTTCTGACGCCGTCCGGTGCTACCCCTTTGAGGTAGAACAGGCTGAAGCCAAACGGTGGCGTCAGGAACGATGTCTGTAAGTTCATCGCGATCAGAATGGCAAACCAAACCGGGGCAATATCCAGCGCAATCGCTGCAGGTGCCAAAATCGGAACAATAATAAAGCTGATTTCCACAAAATCGATAAAGAAGCCCAGAATCAGAATGGCAACCATCGACAGAATCAGGAAACCCATCTGGCCACCCGGCAAGCCGGATAAAATTTCTTCAACGATGTAATCACCACCAGTGTAGCTGAAGGCCATAGAAAATGCCGTTGCGCCCAACAGAATAGCGAAAACCATGGAAGAAATTTTGACGGTTTCCTGAGCGGATTCATACAGCATTTTGAAACTGAACTGGCCGTAAACAACCGACAGGATAATGGCTCCGATACCGCCCAGTGCAGAGGATTCTGTTGGTGTGGCAATGCCCGCAAAAATAGAACCTAATACAATCAGAATCAGCGCCAGTGGTGGGATAATCGCTTTGATTGCACGCATGTATTCTTCACGTTTATTGCCTGCATCTTCATCCATTGGCATTGCCGGAGCAACCTCAGGTTTGATCCAGGAATAAATCAGGATGTAGGCGATATAAATACCAACCAGCATCATGCCCGGGCCGACGGCCGCCTGGAATAAATCGCCCACAGGGATACCCAGTACGTCACCCAGAATGATCAGTACGATAGAAGGTGGGATAATTTGTCCTAAGGTGCCTGACGCGCAAATTGTGCCGCAAGCTAACGATTTGTCGTAATTGTATTTCATCATTACCGGCAGTGAAATCAGGCCCATTGCCACAACAGAAGCGCCAACAACGCCGGTTGATGCGGCTAACAGAGCACCCACAAGAACGGTAGAAATTGCCAGACCGCCACGAACGCCACCAAACAGCTTACCCATGGATTCCAGTAACTGTTCTGCTAATCGGGTTTTCTGTAATACGATGCCCATGAAAATAAACAGAGGCACTGCCATCAGCACCACATTTTCCATAATGCTCTGAATGCGGAAGGGCATAAATGCAAACATATCAGGACCTTCGGCGATCAAACCGAAAATCAAGGCGACGCCGCCAAAGGTAAATGCCACTGGGAAGCCGAATAACAGCATCAGCAGGGCAACAAAAAACATGACAATACCGATCATAATTCTGGCTCGTGTGGGTTGATGTGTTTAGCCTGCTCCGGGTGCAGCGCCACTCGAATGCTTTGCAAAATTAAGCCAACACCGGCAATGGCCGTGGCGAAAAATGCAAAAGGAATAACCGCTTTAATGATCCAGCGGTGAGGTAAACCACCAGGGTCTCCCGAGGTCTCACCCAGCGCGTAAGCTTCTTTGGCGAAATCGACGCCGTAATACGCGACCAGTAAGCAGAAGGGCAGTAATAAAATAAAGCCACCCAGAATATCGATCAGGGATTTGGTGCGATCGCTACGACCTTCATAAATTAAATCGACACGAACATGGCCACCAACTTTTAAGGTGTATGGGACGCCTAACATGAACATGGCGGCAAACAGATGCCATTCCATTTCCTGCATGCCGATGGAAACATCATTCAGGGCGTAACGCATGACAACATCAATAAAGACATTCACCAGCATCAACAGGAACAAGATGGCAGAAATTGTTCCGAGTAATTCAGAAAAGCGGTTTATAAAACGCTCGGCCTGATAAAGCATGGGATTCTCCGGTGTTACTTGCACTAGCCAATGCTTCACAGCAGCGGCTAGTGCCTGGAGTTATTTTTATTGACTGT is from Bacterioplanoides sp. SCSIO 12839 and encodes:
- a CDS encoding ATP-binding protein, producing MFLKKFVYVNWGNIPATEFEFGPINLLSGGNGSGKTTAADAVQTIMTAAHDTLFHYNPGQDEATQRGRGKNVRTLASYVLGCDDGSYARPNGAVGYLAAVFHPTQGESGEPFTAVIGVSASIDRAGSQPVARQNDLQFFIVSGEQLTLSDFISEDLEGAKNVLPLNKFSANLKRRIKSDNVEKYDTKKQYLRRLYGALRGRHDAVNEREAMNAARTFSRFMAYKPVKSINGFVQNEILEAKDLGDAIRSVSDLMKTIYAMESDANTLAETIQILTNTKGASDRYIDQWIDYNVLEYTAAKSRYLNDQRLYLSAKEGQQALRERLSNAEKEREVSQERRKQLREQLISMEAQRRGIDALQDKDAAEQAIEEGKRQLQQQAVPLLEQEQMLQASLRATELVYGALQKTSIGLDIPSLGSKKIIDQAKQVLAIKDQGAVDFRKLMGKDWIDLSPLEAHLDDSREQQSLLNQWRDRFHNVELESSGISLRDQISKQVDKREQKLQQIQGRMAQKQADIDSLEARQLNYPGFVRQALEVIRRECPQADPRVLADYVEITDPAWQSAIEGYIGGARFSIIVESQFEAEAAHILRSIPGGSRARVIQGEKAKKDCDRIRVPSNSITHLMEFEHATARYYLEASYGTVEQVEDLHVLRMTRRGVTKEGLGSGSYSIYRCDLDDTELVFGMGARERALAAKKSELDAMAEQANEAQFQLRQVEQFHDAVNLLRHVTFADQIQNMLDTQYQMQQAENALNNVDVSDFSHLEDEFSALKEKGDDLDAQIKDLDGELGRLQQQLNDSERQCKKLSDEQERTSEIADQKEENLRHIVSVWPEFDTEARLKAADDEAAESPAEAVENQRKSIAQELNSTAYEIERNIGEHNLRCQTVDAIVYTPNYRDEHGIGFFKTVCGLEREVERVHNRLKNNILVEKQEQLVQLRESFNNAFVTNLCHSIYQAINDGKRILEDLNKELAHHQFGADRETYWFDWEWVPEYKEYWQFFEEIIKNPSLGDGATLFDADLPKSAQRVRDQLMAMLLDEDEQKAMRELERISDYRNYRSYEIYKQPANKDPIALSQYGTGSGGQLETPAYIIRSAAITSAFRFNEGDTHLRVVLVDEAFSKMDETRSKEVINYLTESLGLQLLFIMPTSKSGPFMDLVSNQFVFSKVPLVGGQSKGELQTKVLVDRQQCNQDKVKELWANHRRTIRHQAGLDFMEEFA
- a CDS encoding group II truncated hemoglobin, with product MNKAIYETGLTYGEDDGSFRTAGGVVGVRKLVDAFYDAMCELPEAKKVRDMHPDNLDESRDKLARFLSGWLGGPKLFSEKYGPIRIPVAHRHLEIGPAERDAWLLCMKVAADQQPYPDDFKEYLLKQLFVPAERSRNKDS
- a CDS encoding response regulator transcription factor, giving the protein MSKSIRIIIADDHPMVREGLKVSLESEEGLSVIADVNNGLEALQAAEELKPDVVMLDISMPVMNGMEACIEFKKRYPDIKILIITMHDDREYILKVVQAGAAGYVLKDVAAEELILAVQTVHQGGTYFSSSVAKTLFTDFSDTRQKHSDDILSPREEDVLVLLADGMGNKEIARELDISVRTVEAHRLKIKQKLNISTSAGLIRYALDKGITRR
- a CDS encoding cache domain-containing protein, translating into MNITLKAKILLLTVLPLVALTLTITWVTQRQAKSLSEQQQSIVKESLMEDKRRALRDYVNLAMTSITPILEEMDEGFNLSRTRTEYEIKRILSSLTYGPDGYFFAYGDDGVNIVLPVQPDLIGRDLIDTQDVNGQYIIRDMLKIAESGGGFYQYVWHQPSINKKTNKLSYVVHIPKLNWMMGTGLYLDDIEAEVQQLENKVDANIRRTFVAASLLLAVTLALVVVIVIIINIHATQLADDRLKELAHRSVTFQIMQCRAFARELHDGINQLLVSAKLHLGLIKRKWPEDLDKQHLGKTEELLNLSIQEVRRVSHNLRPILLDDLGLKSAIHGILDSLENQGQIDVKRKIRLPEARLPDAIEMTVYRLIQEAITNIQKHAHATEVRVDIRCNDRFVTVIVEDNGNGFVPKEHLDSGIGMMNMRERVELLGGKFNVRSHHKQGTSIRAELALNPTPVQDLSSTTELTEHDPKGLRNIISGDEVDPSVTDYSTTSTQRRESK